In Paenibacillus sp. J23TS9, a single genomic region encodes these proteins:
- the pepF gene encoding oligoendopeptidase F: protein MEQLLKRSEVAEENKWNVEDLFDGQKAWDQTYADLQQEVKKMAEFQGKLDNAKSVKACFTLEDDISLKTERLYVYAHLHHDEDTANPTYQALSQKAKKMSVQIGEALSFVTPEILSLPDDKLDAFIADPELAAYKFTLTEMKREKAHILSKNEEALLAQVGNLAQAPQTIFGMLNNADFKFPKIKNEEGKEVELTHGNYIQFLESPNREVRERAFKAVYATYAKQKNTIAATLNANVNKNIFYANVRKYPSVLEMSLYGDNIPQEVYTNLIDTIHESLPLLHRYMNLRKKLLGVDELHMYDLFAPLVDEYKMDITYDQAKQTVSDGLKPLGQDYLKSLQEGFDNKWIDVYENENKRTGAYSWGAFGTHPFVLLNHKDNLNSMFTLAHEMGHALHSYYSDNTLPYRDAQYTIFLAEVASTTNEALLMDYLLKKSTDPKEKMYLLTYYADQFRTTVFRQTMFAEFEKLIHERAEQGEALTPQALSEIYYDLNVKYHGKGMAVDQDIEMEWARIPHFYNSFYVYKYATGFSAATSFSKQILEEGQPAVDRYLGFLKSGGSDFSINILKKAGVDMSSPQPIREAMSVFENVIEQLEQLTK from the coding sequence ATGGAACAATTATTGAAGCGCTCTGAAGTAGCAGAAGAGAACAAATGGAATGTGGAGGACTTGTTCGACGGCCAGAAAGCCTGGGACCAGACTTATGCCGATCTTCAGCAGGAAGTGAAGAAAATGGCTGAATTCCAGGGCAAGCTTGATAATGCGAAATCTGTAAAAGCTTGCTTCACCCTAGAGGATGATATTTCTCTCAAAACCGAACGTCTTTATGTTTACGCGCATTTGCATCACGACGAAGATACAGCAAACCCTACATATCAGGCTCTTTCTCAAAAGGCAAAAAAAATGAGCGTACAAATCGGCGAGGCACTATCCTTTGTTACGCCGGAAATTTTGTCCCTGCCTGACGACAAGCTGGATGCGTTCATTGCCGATCCTGAGCTTGCCGCTTATAAATTCACTCTGACCGAAATGAAGCGAGAGAAAGCGCATATTCTTTCCAAAAACGAAGAAGCGCTGCTTGCTCAGGTCGGAAACCTTGCCCAAGCACCACAGACGATTTTCGGTATGCTCAATAATGCCGATTTTAAGTTTCCGAAGATCAAAAACGAAGAAGGCAAGGAAGTCGAGCTGACGCACGGCAACTATATCCAGTTCCTGGAGAGCCCGAACCGTGAAGTACGGGAGCGCGCTTTCAAAGCGGTATACGCTACCTACGCCAAGCAAAAGAACACCATTGCCGCAACACTAAATGCTAACGTCAATAAAAACATATTCTATGCGAATGTGCGAAAATACCCTTCCGTACTGGAGATGTCCCTCTATGGCGACAATATTCCGCAGGAAGTGTACACGAACCTGATTGACACAATTCACGAGAGTCTGCCGCTTCTCCACAGATACATGAACCTGCGGAAGAAGCTGCTGGGCGTCGACGAGCTGCATATGTATGATCTGTTTGCTCCGCTTGTGGATGAATACAAAATGGATATCACGTATGATCAAGCGAAGCAAACGGTCTCCGATGGACTCAAGCCTTTGGGCCAGGACTATCTGAAGTCCCTGCAGGAAGGCTTTGACAACAAATGGATCGATGTATATGAAAATGAAAACAAACGAACAGGCGCATACAGCTGGGGAGCCTTTGGCACGCATCCATTTGTGCTGCTGAACCATAAGGACAACCTGAACAGCATGTTTACGCTTGCGCATGAAATGGGCCACGCCCTGCATTCCTACTACTCGGACAACACGCTTCCTTACCGGGATGCACAGTACACCATTTTCCTTGCAGAAGTCGCATCAACGACGAACGAAGCACTGCTGATGGATTACTTGCTGAAGAAATCGACGGATCCGAAGGAAAAAATGTATCTGCTTACCTACTACGCAGACCAGTTCCGTACAACCGTGTTCCGTCAGACCATGTTCGCCGAGTTTGAGAAGCTCATCCATGAGCGTGCCGAACAAGGTGAAGCATTGACACCACAAGCTTTGTCGGAAATCTATTATGATTTGAACGTAAAATACCACGGCAAAGGAATGGCTGTGGATCAGGATATTGAAATGGAATGGGCTCGGATCCCTCACTTCTACAACAGTTTCTATGTGTATAAGTACGCGACCGGATTCTCGGCAGCGACCAGCTTCTCCAAGCAGATTCTTGAAGAAGGCCAGCCTGCGGTTGACCGTTACCTCGGCTTCTTGAAGAGCGGTGGCAGCGACTTCTCCATTAATATCCTGAAAAAGGCCGGCGTTGACATGTCTTCGCCTCAGCCAATTCGTGAAGCGATGAGCGTTTTCGAAAATGTAATTGAACAATTGGAACAATTGACGAAATAA
- a CDS encoding lipopolysaccharide assembly LapA domain-containing protein: MKIQWSLIAGLVFALLTAIFAVINVDPVKVNFMFSEVNIPLILLIVGCTLIGGIIVGSYGIFRQYKLQKQIKLLSAQLTHIQNETGYVAPVPAEASVNDSEENGQLPT, encoded by the coding sequence ATGAAAATCCAGTGGTCACTTATTGCCGGACTGGTATTTGCGCTTTTGACTGCGATATTTGCTGTCATTAACGTGGATCCCGTGAAGGTAAATTTTATGTTCAGTGAAGTTAATATCCCGCTGATTCTGCTGATTGTCGGCTGTACGCTCATCGGTGGAATCATTGTCGGGTCTTACGGTATCTTCAGACAATACAAGCTGCAGAAACAGATCAAGCTTCTTTCCGCACAGCTCACTCATATCCAGAACGAAACAGGCTATGTAGCACCTGTACCGGCAGAAGCAAGTGTCAACGATTCCGAAGAAAACGGTCAACTACCAACTTAA
- a CDS encoding M42 family metallopeptidase — translation MSIQPNEEYILTFMKKLLDTPSPSGFTAQVMKLVEQEASSLGVSLSWNQKGGAILEVEGEDNSRTIGLSAHVDTLGAMVRAVKSEGTLRLTSVGGFMMNSIENEYCIIHTRSGRTYTGTILSTHPSVHVYSDARDFKRQEDHMEVRIDELVHSKEDVLKLGIAVGDFVSFDSRAVITESGFVKSRHIDDKASVAALFGLLESMKRENWKPKTKLKFLISNYEEVGHGAAYIPSDIDEMIAVDMGCIGDDLSCKETDVSICAKDSSGPYDYDMTSKLIDLAKAENIPFAVDVYPHYGSDASAALSAGNNIRAALIGPGVHASHAMERTHKQAVFNTTKLLAAYVRA, via the coding sequence ATGTCAATACAACCCAATGAAGAATACATATTAACTTTTATGAAAAAGCTTCTCGATACTCCAAGCCCGAGCGGTTTTACCGCACAGGTGATGAAGCTCGTTGAACAGGAAGCCTCTTCCCTCGGTGTTTCGCTGTCATGGAACCAAAAGGGTGGTGCAATTCTGGAGGTCGAGGGCGAAGATAACTCACGTACCATTGGACTAAGCGCTCATGTGGATACGCTAGGTGCCATGGTCCGAGCAGTGAAATCCGAAGGCACGCTGCGGCTTACATCCGTTGGCGGATTTATGATGAACAGCATCGAAAATGAATACTGCATCATCCATACACGCAGCGGTAGAACGTATACAGGTACCATCCTAAGCACCCACCCTTCGGTTCATGTATACAGTGATGCCCGTGATTTCAAGCGCCAGGAGGACCATATGGAGGTCCGTATCGACGAGCTGGTTCATTCCAAGGAAGATGTGCTGAAGCTCGGCATTGCCGTCGGTGACTTCGTCTCGTTCGATTCCCGCGCGGTTATTACTGAGAGCGGCTTTGTAAAATCACGCCATATTGATGACAAGGCAAGTGTTGCAGCCCTCTTCGGTCTGCTGGAGTCCATGAAGCGCGAAAACTGGAAGCCCAAAACAAAGCTCAAGTTCCTGATCTCGAATTACGAGGAAGTCGGACATGGCGCTGCCTACATCCCATCTGACATTGATGAAATGATCGCTGTGGATATGGGCTGCATAGGTGATGACCTCAGCTGCAAGGAAACCGATGTTTCGATCTGCGCCAAGGATTCTTCCGGACCTTATGATTACGATATGACCAGCAAATTAATCGATCTGGCCAAAGCGGAGAACATTCCATTTGCAGTTGATGTCTACCCGCATTACGGTTCCGACGCCTCTGCAGCATTATCTGCCGGAAACAACATCCGTGCCGCCCTGATCGGACCCGGAGTTCACGCTTCCCATGCCATGGAGCGTACCCATAAACAGGCCGTATTCAACACAACCAAGCTTCTTGCAGCATACGTAAGAGCATAA
- a CDS encoding M56 family metallopeptidase, translating to MQMLSDPSLNIFFDWVIKTTLLASIMTGLILVIKAVLKNRLKPGWHYALWLLLMLRLLIPAGPQTAFSIYNLFSWTETASENAAVPLLNTAGSDTAASSKHTELSSIDSENSGTLTVYPDQSKGSAWSIKQVLIGIWMVVAVLLLIRLLAVNIRFSMKLRTYAVAAKRADVILLAQARRRMGVKRRVRLSFSSAVSTPTLFGWIRPHLIMPTSSRELDVDRQNHIYLHELAHMKHADILVNWLMHLLLVLHWFNPLLWYALYKMREDQELSADALALRKIHPSQVSEYGYTIITLLERTKLRAYVPGAAGLSGSKQQLKRRILMIKNFKRKSIGWTMVGLALVVALSGCALTNGKTASDGNSSTPAAGETTPAESVTPDTAGPNNAGDKSGDTVSNDDTKNGSETGVNNTASTDSNTKSQPSDRNKGGSSSGSSAQASVNVTETKGHEQQIKDIAALAKKGKVKGADFVAGKTIIDDIHASWGEPDRPWQPSDSYAYDSYSPGAGRGTYAFGIGRGEVVYDIRYFGSPMDENQAFNQISFAEIKKTLGKPSSIKTNNTDDILTYKLGEYELKFVGPHKTQRLDHISVYSPKAAAPMGGSVK from the coding sequence ATGCAGATGCTCTCTGACCCTTCGTTGAACATTTTTTTTGATTGGGTAATTAAAACAACCCTGCTTGCCAGTATCATGACCGGTCTTATACTGGTGATTAAGGCGGTTCTGAAAAATCGGCTGAAGCCAGGCTGGCATTATGCCTTATGGCTCCTTTTGATGTTGAGACTGCTCATTCCAGCCGGACCGCAAACTGCTTTTAGCATTTATAATCTATTTTCGTGGACGGAAACCGCTTCAGAAAACGCAGCTGTTCCGCTGCTAAACACCGCAGGGAGTGATACTGCAGCATCTTCCAAACATACGGAATTATCGTCCATTGATTCGGAAAATTCCGGAACGTTAACGGTGTATCCGGATCAAAGCAAAGGCAGTGCATGGTCTATTAAACAGGTGCTTATAGGGATCTGGATGGTTGTGGCTGTCCTGCTACTGATCCGCCTCCTGGCTGTGAATATCCGTTTTTCTATGAAGCTCCGCACATACGCGGTTGCTGCGAAGCGGGCGGATGTCATTTTACTAGCACAGGCAAGAAGAAGGATGGGAGTTAAACGGCGGGTACGGCTCAGCTTCTCCTCTGCCGTATCCACACCGACGTTGTTTGGCTGGATTCGCCCCCATTTGATTATGCCCACAAGCAGTAGAGAACTCGATGTAGACCGTCAGAATCACATTTACCTGCATGAGCTTGCACACATGAAGCATGCCGACATTCTTGTGAATTGGCTGATGCATCTGCTGCTCGTTTTGCATTGGTTCAACCCGCTGCTCTGGTACGCTCTATACAAAATGAGGGAAGATCAGGAGCTTTCAGCGGATGCACTTGCACTTCGGAAGATTCATCCTTCGCAGGTATCCGAGTACGGGTACACCATCATTACACTTCTGGAAAGAACCAAGCTTAGAGCATATGTTCCGGGTGCTGCAGGATTGTCTGGTTCCAAGCAGCAGCTGAAAAGGAGGATTCTTATGATTAAAAACTTCAAACGTAAATCCATAGGCTGGACAATGGTTGGGCTTGCCTTAGTGGTGGCATTAAGCGGATGTGCGCTTACCAATGGGAAAACAGCATCTGACGGTAATTCATCCACTCCTGCTGCCGGAGAGACGACTCCTGCAGAATCGGTAACACCGGATACTGCCGGGCCAAATAACGCCGGAGATAAGTCCGGAGACACCGTATCAAACGATGATACGAAGAACGGATCCGAAACAGGCGTGAATAATACAGCTTCCACGGATTCCAATACGAAGTCCCAACCGTCTGACCGCAACAAAGGTGGCAGTTCTTCGGGAAGCTCTGCACAAGCTTCCGTAAACGTGACTGAAACCAAAGGACATGAACAGCAAATCAAAGATATTGCAGCGCTGGCCAAGAAAGGGAAAGTGAAAGGTGCCGATTTCGTGGCAGGCAAGACGATTATCGATGACATTCACGCTTCCTGGGGTGAACCTGACCGTCCTTGGCAGCCATCAGACAGCTACGCATATGATTCATACTCGCCTGGAGCAGGTAGAGGCACATATGCCTTTGGTATCGGCCGAGGAGAGGTCGTCTACGATATCCGCTACTTTGGTTCTCCAATGGATGAAAACCAGGCTTTTAATCAGATCAGCTTTGCGGAGATCAAAAAAACGCTTGGTAAACCAAGCTCCATAAAGACAAACAATACGGATGATATATTGACCTACAAGCTGGGGGAATACGAGCTAAAATTCGTTGGCCCGCATAAAACACAGCGGCTTGATCATATTTCGGTATACTCACCAAAAGCAGCAGCTCCAATGGGAGGCTCGGTGAAATAA
- a CDS encoding BlaI/MecI/CopY family transcriptional regulator, translated as MNKLPVISEAEWEVMKILWQSSPMTANEVIDALASHMDWSPKTVRTLLNRLVAKEAIAYHPDSRPYSYFALITEVECQKAETKSFLKRIYSGSFKPLMVNFLKEEELSSADIEELRKLLDEKSDPKRRG; from the coding sequence TTGAATAAACTGCCCGTCATTTCCGAGGCGGAGTGGGAAGTAATGAAAATACTATGGCAGAGCTCTCCGATGACAGCCAATGAAGTCATTGATGCGCTCGCTTCCCATATGGACTGGAGTCCGAAGACCGTACGGACTTTGCTGAACCGTCTGGTTGCTAAAGAAGCCATTGCCTATCATCCCGATAGCCGGCCTTATTCCTATTTTGCATTGATTACCGAGGTGGAGTGCCAGAAGGCAGAGACCAAGAGCTTTTTGAAACGGATCTACAGCGGTTCATTCAAACCGCTTATGGTGAATTTTTTGAAAGAGGAAGAGCTGTCTTCTGCCGATATCGAAGAGCTTAGGAAGCTGCTGGATGAAAAGTCGGATCCGAAAAGGAGGGGATAG
- a CDS encoding ABC-F family ATP-binding cassette domain-containing protein, whose product MNIMTVEHISKSYGEKILFEDASFGMEDQDKIGIIGVNGTGKSTFLRVIAGLEQPDGGGISIGNQVRVRFLSQNPEYNPGNTVLQQVFEGNDPKLKAVRDYTETMELIELNPGDTGLQEKLLKLNQQMDTLQAWQMESEAKIILSKLGIVNFEAVMDTLSGGQRKRVALAQALIEPCELLILDEPTNHIDNDSVIWLEQYLQKRRGALLMITHDRYFLDRVANVMLELDQGRLFRYEANYSRFLELKAEREEREEASEQKRQNLLRNELAWIRRGAKARSTKQKARIDRFESLKDQQGPTRSGTVDMSAASSRLGRKIVELEHLGKKAGDKILIHDLNYISVPGDRVGIAGPNGSGKSTLLNMISGRLEPDEGEVITGTTVKIGYFTQEHQDMDGSMRVIEYIKEEAEVIRSEDGSSYTASQMLERFLFPPAAQWTPISRLSGGEKRRLYLLRVLMSAPNVLLLDEPTNDLDIQTLSVLEDYLDDFPGVVFVVSHDRYFLDRTVDKIMSFEGEGRIRVHVGNYTEYSEWMAKNMEPAVQVRMSEKSAQAPQTSTDAAPREKLKFSYKEQREYEQIDAMIEACENKLAGIQTKMEESFSDSALLQELMLKQQEGEQELEHLMERWTYLNELAEKIEASKN is encoded by the coding sequence ATGAACATTATGACAGTTGAACATATATCCAAAAGCTACGGCGAAAAAATCCTGTTCGAAGATGCATCCTTCGGTATGGAGGATCAAGACAAAATCGGCATTATTGGTGTAAACGGGACGGGGAAATCCACGTTTTTACGCGTCATTGCCGGTTTGGAGCAGCCTGATGGAGGCGGAATTTCGATCGGAAATCAGGTTAGAGTCCGTTTTCTGTCGCAAAATCCGGAGTATAATCCCGGGAATACGGTGCTGCAGCAGGTGTTTGAGGGGAATGATCCCAAGCTGAAGGCGGTAAGGGATTACACCGAGACCATGGAGCTGATTGAACTGAACCCCGGGGATACCGGGCTGCAGGAGAAGCTGCTGAAGCTGAATCAGCAAATGGATACTTTGCAGGCTTGGCAGATGGAGAGCGAAGCCAAAATTATTTTATCCAAGCTCGGGATAGTCAACTTTGAGGCAGTCATGGACACGTTATCAGGAGGACAGCGCAAACGCGTTGCCCTGGCACAGGCTTTGATCGAGCCCTGCGAGCTGCTGATTCTCGATGAGCCTACAAACCATATTGACAATGATTCTGTCATTTGGCTTGAGCAGTACCTGCAAAAGCGCCGTGGGGCGCTGCTGATGATTACACATGATCGATATTTTCTGGACCGGGTAGCGAATGTGATGCTGGAGCTGGATCAGGGCAGATTGTTCCGATACGAGGCCAATTATTCCAGATTTCTTGAGCTGAAGGCGGAGAGAGAAGAGCGTGAAGAGGCATCCGAGCAAAAAAGGCAGAACTTGCTGCGCAATGAGCTGGCGTGGATCCGCCGTGGAGCGAAAGCCAGATCCACCAAGCAGAAGGCGCGTATCGACCGTTTCGAATCACTGAAGGACCAGCAGGGACCGACACGGAGCGGTACTGTTGATATGTCAGCAGCCTCCTCGCGTTTGGGACGAAAAATTGTTGAGCTTGAGCATCTCGGTAAAAAGGCTGGAGACAAGATATTGATCCATGATCTCAACTATATTAGTGTTCCCGGAGACCGAGTCGGCATTGCTGGCCCGAACGGAAGCGGGAAATCAACGCTGCTGAATATGATTTCCGGAAGACTGGAGCCGGATGAAGGAGAGGTTATCACAGGTACAACAGTGAAAATCGGCTACTTCACCCAGGAGCATCAGGATATGGACGGCAGCATGCGGGTGATTGAATACATCAAGGAAGAGGCTGAAGTCATTCGTTCCGAAGACGGCAGCAGTTATACAGCTTCTCAAATGCTGGAACGATTTTTGTTTCCGCCGGCTGCGCAGTGGACGCCGATTTCCAGACTCTCCGGAGGCGAAAAACGCCGACTGTATTTACTGCGTGTATTAATGTCTGCACCCAATGTCCTTCTGCTCGATGAACCGACCAATGACCTTGATATCCAGACACTTTCCGTCCTGGAGGATTACCTCGATGATTTTCCGGGTGTCGTCTTTGTGGTATCCCATGATCGTTACTTCCTGGACCGGACTGTCGATAAAATCATGTCCTTTGAGGGTGAAGGACGCATACGTGTTCATGTCGGTAATTACACGGAATACAGCGAATGGATGGCTAAAAACATGGAGCCCGCAGTCCAGGTTCGGATGTCTGAGAAGTCGGCACAGGCTCCACAGACCTCAACTGATGCAGCTCCGCGTGAAAAGCTGAAATTCAGCTATAAGGAACAACGTGAGTATGAGCAAATTGACGCCATGATTGAGGCTTGCGAAAATAAACTGGCCGGTATACAGACCAAGATGGAGGAATCGTTCAGCGATTCGGCGCTTCTGCAGGAGCTGATGCTCAAGCAGCAGGAAGGCGAGCAGGAACTGGAGCATCTGATGGAGCGCTGGACGTATTTGAACGAGCTGGCAGAGAAAATTGAAGCAAGCAAAAATTAA
- a CDS encoding TetR/AcrR family transcriptional regulator has translation MGSIHRDKHEAILDAGYTLFGTQGFYETKMSDIAEFAGIAKGTLYLYFNSKEDLFLAVTRRDCDEFLDRLQAGLHRLDTVQEQLECVSAHHLEYYYRCKQHTKLFFMAPNNHAELNEYLKQFMEMYTRMVAAILETVSSEDTMLFAQTYIGMLDRLKMDILYDTNFKEDDLRKRIRFASSLFIHGFMSAKPANEV, from the coding sequence ATGGGCAGTATACATAGGGACAAGCACGAAGCCATTCTCGATGCGGGCTATACGCTTTTTGGAACCCAAGGCTTCTATGAGACGAAAATGTCCGATATCGCCGAGTTTGCGGGCATCGCCAAAGGTACGTTGTATTTGTATTTCAACAGCAAGGAAGACCTGTTCCTGGCCGTCACGCGCAGGGATTGCGATGAGTTTCTGGATCGGCTGCAAGCGGGGCTTCATCGCTTAGACACTGTCCAGGAGCAGCTGGAATGCGTGTCTGCCCATCATTTGGAATACTATTACCGCTGCAAGCAGCATACCAAGTTGTTTTTTATGGCACCCAACAATCATGCCGAGCTGAATGAGTATCTGAAGCAGTTTATGGAAATGTACACCCGAATGGTCGCCGCTATCCTGGAAACGGTTAGCAGTGAGGATACGATGCTTTTCGCTCAGACTTACATCGGAATGCTGGACCGGCTAAAAATGGATATTTTATACGATACGAATTTTAAAGAGGATGATTTGAGAAAAAGAATCCGTTTCGCTTCAAGTCTTTTCATCCATGGATTTATGTCTGCCAAGCCTGCGAATGAGGTCTAG
- a CDS encoding DUF92 domain-containing protein: MAWLIGGLCGLIVAGGAYWKRSLTISGAAAAFIMGTIYFGAGNLLWFGILLVFFISSSLLSKFKQANKSELEKSYAKTGTRDAGQVFANGGAGMLLCILNAVWPHPGWVYAFVGVMAAVTADTWATEWGGLSRRQPRSVLTGKVVPPGTSGGVTMLGSTAAGLGGLMIALFGWLFADLTGMENLFVAFVLAGIAGGLVGAFADSFLGATLQVMYRCDACGKDVEVLTHCGQPTRRIRGLRWMNNDAVNFLSSCVGGLAAWALALLA, from the coding sequence ATGGCCTGGCTCATCGGTGGATTATGTGGCCTGATTGTCGCCGGAGGGGCGTACTGGAAACGTTCGCTTACCATTTCAGGAGCGGCAGCAGCTTTCATCATGGGTACGATCTACTTTGGCGCGGGAAATTTGCTATGGTTTGGTATTCTGCTTGTATTTTTCATCAGCTCTTCGCTGCTGTCGAAGTTCAAGCAGGCGAATAAGTCAGAGCTAGAGAAGTCCTATGCCAAAACGGGTACGCGGGACGCCGGCCAGGTTTTCGCGAATGGCGGAGCCGGGATGCTTTTATGTATCCTGAACGCGGTGTGGCCGCATCCGGGATGGGTGTACGCTTTTGTTGGCGTGATGGCGGCTGTAACCGCTGATACTTGGGCAACCGAATGGGGAGGACTCAGCCGCAGACAGCCGCGGTCCGTGCTTACGGGGAAGGTGGTACCACCGGGAACCTCCGGGGGCGTCACAATGCTTGGAAGTACAGCAGCAGGGCTCGGAGGGCTCATGATTGCGTTGTTTGGATGGTTGTTTGCAGATTTAACAGGGATGGAGAATCTGTTTGTTGCGTTCGTACTGGCAGGCATCGCCGGGGGACTTGTTGGCGCATTTGCCGACTCCTTTCTGGGAGCGACCTTGCAGGTTATGTACAGATGCGATGCATGCGGCAAGGATGTCGAAGTGCTGACACATTGCGGACAGCCTACCCGGCGTATCCGGGGGTTGCGCTGGATGAATAATGACGCGGTGAATTTCTTGTCGTCATGCGTAGGCGGGCTTGCTGCTTGGGCATTGGCTCTTTTAGCCTGA
- a CDS encoding fumarylacetoacetate hydrolase family protein, whose product MIHNVYCVGRNYKLHAAELGNDVPEEPMIFMKPSHAAVELGGQTLNLPQEKGEVHYEGELVLRVGRSYEPGTKVEDLVNQMALGIDFTLRDVQTVIKKKGHPWTAAKGFKNSAPISEFIQFPGVEAAGTQDFTVHKNGSEVQRGNIKDMIFPLQEIVDYIGMNYGLGEGDIIFTGTPAGVGPCVQGDEFKLYWGERLMGSCVIG is encoded by the coding sequence ATGATTCATAACGTATATTGTGTTGGCCGTAACTACAAACTTCATGCAGCTGAACTTGGAAATGACGTACCCGAAGAACCGATGATTTTTATGAAGCCGTCCCATGCGGCTGTTGAACTTGGGGGGCAGACCCTAAACCTTCCGCAGGAGAAGGGGGAGGTTCATTATGAGGGAGAACTGGTTCTGCGCGTGGGCCGTTCCTATGAACCGGGAACCAAGGTGGAAGATTTGGTCAATCAAATGGCGTTAGGCATCGATTTTACCTTGCGTGATGTACAGACGGTGATCAAGAAAAAAGGCCATCCATGGACAGCTGCCAAGGGCTTCAAGAATTCTGCACCAATATCCGAATTTATCCAATTTCCCGGCGTAGAGGCAGCAGGGACTCAAGACTTTACGGTACATAAAAACGGATCAGAGGTACAGCGCGGAAATATAAAGGATATGATTTTTCCGCTGCAGGAGATTGTCGACTATATCGGTATGAACTACGGCCTCGGTGAAGGCGACATCATTTTCACGGGTACACCTGCCGGTGTGGGTCCATGCGTTCAAGGGGACGAGTTTAAACTCTACTGGGGAGAACGGCTTATGGGAAGCTGCGTGATCGGCTGA
- a CDS encoding glycerophosphodiester phosphodiesterase family protein yields the protein MNNLCVAHRGFSGKAPENTMAAFRMAIAEPFVQWMEIDTQLTADGIPVVIHDFSLDRTTNGSGKVKDHTWQQIHRLDAGSWKSRDFLGERVPSLEEVLRLSCGRVRLNIELKTSGNMYPGLEKAVIDRVVSYHMEQDVVLTSFDSGALIKVKEINPDIKTGLIIDARPKDLVERLQSLQCSFLSIGHLNLDHDLAEKLKAAGMTVMGWTVDDARRMKRLADISPEILICTNRPDVWGKTFMRSNSILNDKRMR from the coding sequence ATGAATAATCTATGTGTGGCGCATCGCGGTTTTTCCGGGAAAGCCCCGGAAAATACGATGGCAGCTTTTCGAATGGCCATAGCTGAACCTTTTGTGCAGTGGATGGAAATTGATACGCAGCTTACCGCAGACGGGATTCCTGTGGTCATACATGATTTTAGTCTGGATCGAACGACGAACGGTAGCGGCAAGGTCAAGGATCATACCTGGCAGCAGATTCACCGACTGGATGCGGGAAGCTGGAAGAGCAGAGACTTTCTTGGGGAGCGTGTCCCCTCATTGGAAGAGGTGCTCCGTCTTAGCTGCGGCCGCGTGCGCCTGAACATTGAGCTTAAAACATCGGGGAATATGTACCCTGGTCTTGAAAAGGCGGTCATTGACCGGGTCGTTTCTTATCATATGGAGCAGGATGTCGTTCTGACTTCATTTGACTCGGGAGCGCTGATCAAGGTAAAAGAAATTAATCCGGATATCAAAACAGGCCTGATTATTGATGCACGGCCAAAGGATTTGGTGGAGCGGCTGCAGTCGCTGCAATGCTCATTCTTGTCGATTGGACATCTTAATCTGGATCATGATCTTGCCGAAAAGCTGAAAGCGGCAGGAATGACAGTTATGGGCTGGACGGTGGATGATGCCAGACGGATGAAACGACTGGCCGATATTTCGCCGGAAATTTTGATTTGTACCAACCGTCCCGATGTGTGGGGAAAAACATTCATGCGCAGCAACAGCATACTAAACGACAAAAGGATGAGATGA